The following proteins are encoded in a genomic region of Actinomadura sp. NAK00032:
- the egtA gene encoding ergothioneine biosynthesis glutamate--cysteine ligase EgtA encodes MTRLTVDSVYQHIRGVCFKTGPPGTVGAETEWFVVDTADTAAHVPAERVRALVADAGPPAAGSKITYEPGGQLELSSAPFRGLGPLHTALGRDIAQVRDALAADGLALAGHGVDPVRRPRFQADHPRYACMRDYFRAGGFPDAGLAMMCSTASVQVNLDIGADDPDASRRWRLAHALGPVLVAAFANSPLRAGRRTGMRSSRQGIWTELDPCRTLPVLRDGADGDPAEAWTRYALDARVMLVHTAEGEWVSDPGMSFLEWLDKGEPGEDDLAYHLSTLFPPVRPRGWLELRMIDAPPGRYWPVPVAVATALLDDPAASLAAEAATEPVADRWAAAARCGLADAPLAAAARTCFAAALDALPRLGAPGLVPLVEEYARRYVERGRSPADDAPSPTPSPSPIPSRLPSEEDPTWPR; translated from the coding sequence GTGACCCGCCTGACAGTCGACAGCGTCTACCAGCACATTCGCGGTGTCTGCTTCAAGACCGGCCCGCCCGGGACGGTCGGTGCGGAGACGGAGTGGTTCGTCGTCGACACCGCCGATACCGCCGCCCACGTGCCCGCCGAGCGGGTGCGCGCGCTCGTCGCGGACGCCGGCCCGCCGGCCGCCGGCAGCAAGATCACCTACGAGCCGGGCGGGCAGCTGGAACTCAGCTCCGCGCCCTTCCGCGGTCTCGGCCCGCTGCACACCGCGCTCGGCCGCGACATCGCGCAGGTCCGCGACGCGCTCGCCGCGGACGGGCTGGCCCTCGCCGGGCACGGCGTCGACCCCGTCCGGCGGCCCCGCTTCCAGGCCGACCACCCGCGCTACGCGTGCATGCGGGACTACTTCCGCGCGGGCGGCTTCCCGGACGCGGGCCTGGCGATGATGTGCTCCACGGCGTCCGTCCAGGTGAACCTCGACATCGGCGCCGACGACCCGGACGCGTCCCGCCGCTGGCGGCTCGCGCACGCGCTCGGGCCGGTGCTGGTCGCCGCGTTCGCCAACTCGCCGCTGCGGGCCGGCCGCCGCACCGGGATGCGCTCGTCCCGGCAGGGCATCTGGACCGAGCTCGACCCCTGCCGCACCCTGCCCGTCCTGCGGGACGGGGCGGACGGCGACCCCGCCGAGGCGTGGACGCGGTACGCGCTCGACGCCCGGGTCATGCTCGTCCACACGGCCGAGGGCGAGTGGGTCTCCGACCCCGGCATGTCGTTCCTGGAATGGCTCGACAAGGGCGAGCCGGGCGAGGACGACCTGGCCTACCACCTGTCCACCCTGTTCCCGCCGGTCCGGCCGCGCGGCTGGCTGGAGCTGCGCATGATCGACGCGCCGCCCGGCCGGTACTGGCCCGTCCCGGTCGCCGTCGCGACCGCGCTCCTGGACGACCCGGCCGCGTCCCTGGCCGCCGAGGCGGCGACCGAGCCCGTCGCGGACCGGTGGGCGGCGGCGGCCCGGTGCGGCCTCGCGGACGCGCCGCTCGCCGCCGCCGCGCGGACCTGCTTCGCGGCGGCGCTCGACGCGCTGCCCCGGCTCGGCGCGCCGGGGCTCGTCCCGCTCGTCGAGGAGTACGCGCGCCGGTACGTCGAGCGCGGCCGCAGCCCCGCCGACGACGCCCCGTCCCCGACACCGTCCCCGTCCCCGATCCCGTCCCGGCTTCCGTCCGAGGAGGACCCCACATGGCCCCGATGA
- the egtB gene encoding ergothioneine biosynthesis protein EgtB: MSSPGPLDTRDGARDGARDGVRDDEALKELIAAELGAVRDRSLGLTTDVLAEDDLTAQVSPLMSPLVWDLAHVGNYEELWLLRAAAGREAMRPEIDDLYDAFEHPRSERPTLPLLRPEEARAYIGTVRSKVLDSLSSVRFDTANPLTSGGFVYGMVVQHEHMHDETMLATHQLRKGAPALLDPLAEPLRKPAEGTRAEEVLIEAGPFQMGTSDDPWAYDNERPVHLVDLPAYYIDVEPVTNAAYLAFMEAGGYDDPRWWDPAGWEWRNSSGKRAPAFWTREGGQWVRRRFGRTEPVPSGEPVQHVCWYEADAYARWAGKRLPTEAEWEKAARWDPATQRSRRYPWGDVYEEGRANLGQRALRPSETGTYASGASAYGVRRLLGDVWEWTSSDFHGYPGFRSFPYKEYSEVFFGPDYKVLRGGSWATHPLAVRGSFRNWDYPVRRQIFSGFRCARTPGEDG; this comes from the coding sequence ATGAGCTCCCCGGGCCCGCTCGACACCCGCGACGGCGCCCGTGACGGCGCCCGCGACGGCGTCCGCGATGACGAGGCGCTGAAGGAACTGATCGCCGCCGAGCTGGGCGCGGTGCGCGACCGCAGCCTCGGCCTCACCACCGACGTCCTCGCCGAGGACGACCTCACCGCGCAGGTGTCGCCCCTGATGTCGCCGCTGGTGTGGGACCTCGCCCATGTCGGCAACTACGAGGAGCTGTGGCTGCTGCGCGCGGCGGCGGGCCGGGAGGCGATGCGGCCGGAGATCGACGACCTGTACGACGCGTTCGAGCATCCCCGCAGCGAACGGCCGACGCTGCCGCTCCTGCGGCCGGAGGAGGCCCGCGCCTACATCGGCACGGTCCGGTCCAAGGTGCTCGACTCGCTCTCGTCCGTGCGGTTCGACACGGCGAATCCGCTGACGTCGGGCGGGTTCGTGTACGGGATGGTGGTGCAGCACGAGCACATGCACGACGAGACCATGCTCGCCACCCACCAGCTCAGGAAGGGCGCCCCCGCACTGCTCGACCCCTTGGCCGAGCCACTGCGGAAGCCCGCCGAGGGCACCCGCGCCGAGGAGGTGCTGATCGAGGCGGGCCCGTTCCAGATGGGCACCTCGGACGACCCCTGGGCGTACGACAACGAACGCCCCGTGCACCTCGTCGACCTGCCCGCGTACTACATCGACGTGGAGCCGGTGACCAACGCCGCCTACCTCGCCTTCATGGAGGCGGGCGGATACGACGACCCGCGCTGGTGGGACCCCGCCGGATGGGAGTGGCGCAACAGCAGCGGCAAACGCGCCCCCGCCTTCTGGACCCGGGAAGGAGGGCAGTGGGTCCGGCGCCGGTTCGGTCGGACGGAACCCGTCCCGTCCGGCGAACCCGTCCAGCACGTGTGCTGGTACGAGGCCGACGCCTATGCGCGGTGGGCCGGCAAGCGGCTCCCGACCGAGGCCGAATGGGAGAAGGCCGCCCGCTGGGACCCGGCCACACAGCGCTCCAGGCGCTACCCATGGGGCGACGTGTACGAGGAGGGCCGCGCCAACCTCGGGCAGCGCGCGCTACGGCCGTCCGAGACCGGCACCTACGCGTCGGGTGCGTCCGCCTACGGAGTCAGGCGCCTCCTAGGGGACGTGTGGGAGTGGACGTCGTCGGACTTCCACGGCTACCCGGGCTTCCGCTCGTTCCCCTACAAGGAGTACTCGGAAGTCTTCTTCGGCCCCGACTACAAGGTGCTGAGGGGCGGCTCCTGGGCGACGCACCCGCTCGCCGTACGCGGATCGTTCCGCAACTGGGACTACCCCGTCCGCAGGCAGATCTTCTCCGGGTTCCGCTGCGCCCGCACCCCGGGGGAGGACGGCTGA
- the egtC gene encoding ergothioneine biosynthesis protein EgtC has translation MCRHLGYLGPERTLHSLIYGGEHSLETQAYAPRMTQGNLLNADGFGVGWYQDGAGSGEPVRFRRAQPLWTDQSFREVAGAVRASCAVAAIRSATVGFPVDESCAQPFRAGTWLFSHNGKVEGYGGVEAELRELAGDVAEVPDARAPVDSAPLFALAVRHWRDGAPLGDGLAAAVAAVTALAPGRYNLLASDGVSLAATTWGDSLFVREDADAVRIASEPLDDDPAWRPVPDRSLVTAAPGAGVRVRPL, from the coding sequence ATGTGCCGCCATCTCGGCTACCTGGGTCCTGAGCGGACCCTGCATTCCCTCATCTACGGCGGCGAGCACTCCCTGGAGACCCAGGCGTACGCGCCGCGCATGACGCAGGGGAACCTGCTGAACGCCGACGGGTTCGGCGTCGGCTGGTACCAGGACGGTGCCGGATCGGGGGAGCCCGTCCGGTTCCGCCGCGCCCAGCCGCTCTGGACCGACCAGTCGTTCCGCGAGGTCGCCGGCGCCGTCCGGGCGTCCTGCGCGGTCGCGGCGATCCGGTCGGCGACCGTCGGGTTCCCCGTGGACGAGTCGTGCGCCCAGCCGTTCCGCGCCGGGACGTGGCTGTTCAGCCACAACGGCAAGGTCGAGGGCTACGGCGGCGTCGAGGCCGAGCTGCGCGAGCTGGCCGGCGACGTCGCCGAGGTCCCCGACGCCCGCGCGCCGGTCGACTCCGCGCCGCTGTTCGCGCTCGCCGTCCGGCACTGGCGGGACGGCGCGCCGCTCGGCGACGGCCTCGCCGCCGCCGTCGCCGCCGTCACCGCGCTGGCCCCGGGCCGCTACAACCTGCTCGCCTCCGACGGAGTGTCTTTGGCCGCCACCACCTGGGGCGACTCGCTGTTCGTGCGGGAGGACGCGGACGCGGTCCGGATCGCGTCCGAGCCGCTCGACGACGACCCCGCCTGGCGGCCCGTCCCCGACCGCTCCCTCGTCACCGCCGCCCCCGGCGCCGGTGTGCGCGTCCGACCGCTCTGA
- the egtD gene encoding L-histidine N(alpha)-methyltransferase, producing the protein MDRFLTADDLAKTLRRDVREGLAGTPKTLPPKWFYDERGSALFEEITALEEYYPTRREREILTARAPEIAAATGARTLLELGAGSGEKTRLLLDALSGTLRSYVPVDVSGDFLEEAAAGIAADHPGLAVRAVVADYEQHLPLLPGGERRLVAFLGGTIGNMPPAERIGFLGGVRATMADGDFLLLGADLVKDPGRLVRAYDDAAGVTAEFNRNVLYVINRDLDADFDPEAFAHAAVWNEAEEWIEMRLRSVRDQRVRVGGLDLEVSFAAGEEMRTEISAKFRRERLDAELGAAGMEIAEFWTDPDGDFSLTLARPAG; encoded by the coding sequence ATGGACCGGTTCCTGACCGCCGACGACCTCGCCAAGACGCTCCGCCGGGACGTCCGGGAGGGGCTCGCCGGCACGCCCAAGACCCTGCCGCCCAAGTGGTTCTACGACGAGCGCGGCAGTGCGCTCTTCGAGGAGATCACCGCGCTGGAGGAGTACTACCCGACCCGGCGCGAGCGGGAGATCCTCACCGCGCGGGCGCCGGAGATCGCCGCCGCCACCGGCGCCCGGACGCTCCTGGAGCTCGGCGCCGGGTCCGGGGAGAAGACCCGGCTGCTCCTGGACGCCCTGTCCGGCACGCTGCGCTCCTACGTGCCGGTGGACGTCAGCGGCGACTTCCTGGAGGAGGCCGCGGCCGGGATCGCCGCCGACCACCCGGGCCTCGCCGTCCGGGCCGTCGTCGCCGACTACGAGCAGCACCTGCCGCTGCTGCCCGGCGGCGAGCGGCGGCTCGTCGCCTTCCTCGGCGGGACGATCGGCAACATGCCGCCCGCCGAGCGGATCGGGTTCCTCGGCGGCGTCCGCGCCACCATGGCCGACGGCGACTTCCTGCTGCTCGGCGCCGACCTCGTCAAGGACCCCGGGCGGCTCGTCCGCGCCTACGACGACGCGGCAGGGGTGACCGCCGAGTTCAACCGGAACGTCCTGTACGTCATCAACCGGGACCTGGACGCCGACTTCGACCCGGAGGCGTTCGCGCACGCCGCCGTCTGGAACGAGGCGGAGGAGTGGATCGAGATGCGGCTGCGGTCCGTCCGCGACCAGCGCGTCCGCGTCGGCGGCCTCGACCTGGAGGTGTCGTTCGCGGCGGGGGAGGAGATGCGCACCGAGATCTCCGCCAAGTTCCGCCGCGAGCGCCTGGACGCCGAGCTGGGCGCGGCCGGAATGGAGATCGCCGAGTTCTGGACCGACCCGGACGGCGACTTCTCGCTCACCCTCGCCCGCCCCGCCGGCTGA
- a CDS encoding SGNH/GDSL hydrolase family protein gives MTFRRARRGAATLLLCLSLVAALSATGCSVLPGPVHKSAAADGPAKAEDGGSRKAPPVVMFLGDSYTVGDRGVEPETTYAAATARLLGWQVVIGGRAGTGFLAKGRGTQAFLGLFESQLGWRPAPDLLVVSGGHNDWRLPAPKVAAAAHLLLQRARQRWPGTRVVLVGPLWGTGAPTPGALAVRDALRDLARQLGVPFIDPIGEKWITGDWVTGQGNAPRYIKRDRTHPNQTGHRYVATRLVADLDRLGLAHPARKR, from the coding sequence ATGACATTTCGCCGCGCCCGACGCGGCGCGGCGACGTTGCTGCTGTGCCTGAGCCTGGTGGCGGCCCTGTCGGCCACCGGCTGCTCCGTCCTCCCGGGCCCGGTCCACAAGTCGGCCGCCGCCGACGGCCCGGCGAAGGCCGAGGACGGCGGGTCCCGGAAGGCCCCGCCCGTGGTGATGTTCCTCGGCGACAGCTACACGGTCGGCGACCGCGGGGTCGAGCCGGAGACGACGTACGCGGCGGCCACGGCGCGGCTGCTCGGCTGGCAGGTCGTCATCGGCGGGCGCGCGGGCACCGGCTTCCTCGCCAAGGGGCGCGGGACGCAGGCGTTCCTCGGCCTGTTCGAGAGCCAGCTCGGCTGGCGCCCCGCCCCCGACCTGCTCGTCGTGTCCGGCGGCCACAACGACTGGCGGCTCCCGGCGCCGAAGGTGGCCGCGGCGGCGCACCTGCTGCTCCAGCGGGCCCGGCAGCGCTGGCCCGGTACCCGGGTCGTGCTGGTCGGCCCGCTGTGGGGGACGGGCGCGCCGACGCCGGGGGCGCTCGCCGTCCGGGACGCGCTGCGCGACCTCGCCCGGCAGCTCGGCGTCCCGTTCATCGACCCGATCGGCGAGAAGTGGATCACCGGTGACTGGGTGACCGGCCAGGGCAACGCGCCGCGCTACATCAAGCGCGACCGCACCCACCCGAACCAGACGGGCCACCGCTACGTGGCGACCCGCCTGGTCGCGGACCTCGACCGGCTCGGCCTCGCCCACCCGGCGCGCAAGCGCTGA
- a CDS encoding acyltransferase produces MTGRERLRELDLLRFAAALAVVLYHFTGFGGAGPWPEPSAAVFPGLGDVTRFGYLGVDLFFVISGFVILMSAWGRGPGEFGVSRLVRLMPAYWVSVLLGAVVYAVFRQGHGVPGLVLPNLTMLQGGLGLRNVDAVYWTLWVELHFYVLIAVLASIGITYRSCLVFMAAWLFAGVYADEADNDLLQVMLIPTWSCYFIAGMALYMIHRFGPTLLLWGYVAVTYLIALHWGAWRAEHVFRGANEIVVSAVITGIFAVMILVATRRLRWLRWSRLTVLGALTYPLYLVHSQLALPLLDALYPDLGKWPALCVVVAASLLSAYAVHRLVERPGAAWMKARLYASLEPLRRSVETSKFVGHGGRGGPARNGIEPPGRTPVDAMPPARAEEVDLARS; encoded by the coding sequence GTGACTGGACGGGAACGGCTGAGGGAACTCGACCTGCTGCGCTTCGCGGCGGCGCTGGCGGTGGTGCTGTACCACTTCACGGGCTTCGGGGGCGCCGGGCCGTGGCCGGAGCCGTCGGCCGCGGTGTTCCCCGGGCTCGGGGACGTGACGCGGTTCGGGTACCTCGGCGTCGACCTCTTCTTCGTGATCAGCGGGTTCGTGATCCTGATGAGCGCGTGGGGGCGCGGGCCGGGCGAGTTCGGCGTCTCCCGGCTGGTCAGGCTGATGCCCGCGTACTGGGTGAGCGTGCTGCTGGGCGCGGTGGTCTACGCGGTGTTCCGGCAGGGCCACGGCGTCCCCGGCCTGGTGCTGCCGAACCTCACCATGCTGCAGGGCGGTCTCGGCCTGCGGAACGTGGACGCCGTCTACTGGACGCTCTGGGTCGAGCTCCACTTCTACGTGCTCATCGCCGTCCTCGCGAGCATCGGCATCACCTACCGCTCCTGCCTGGTCTTCATGGCGGCCTGGCTCTTCGCGGGCGTCTACGCCGACGAGGCCGACAACGACCTGCTGCAGGTGATGCTCATCCCGACCTGGAGCTGCTACTTCATCGCCGGCATGGCGCTCTACATGATCCACCGGTTCGGGCCGACGCTGCTGCTCTGGGGCTACGTGGCCGTGACCTACCTGATCGCGCTGCACTGGGGCGCCTGGCGCGCCGAGCACGTCTTCCGGGGCGCGAACGAGATCGTGGTCAGCGCGGTCATCACCGGCATCTTCGCCGTGATGATCCTCGTCGCGACGCGCCGGCTCCGGTGGCTGCGGTGGTCGCGGCTGACCGTCCTCGGGGCGCTGACGTACCCGCTGTACCTCGTCCACTCGCAACTCGCGCTGCCCCTGCTGGACGCCCTGTACCCGGACCTCGGGAAGTGGCCCGCGCTGTGCGTCGTCGTGGCCGCGTCCCTGCTGAGCGCGTACGCCGTCCACCGCTTGGTCGAACGGCCGGGAGCGGCATGGATGAAGGCGCGCTTGTACGCGTCGCTGGAGCCCCTGCGCCGCTCGGTGGAAACGTCTAAGTTTGTCGGTCATGGTGGACGGGGCGGTCCTGCTCGCAACGGCATTGAGCCTCCTGGCCGCACCCCGGTCGATGCGATGCCGCCCGCGCGGGCGGAGGAAGTGGACCTGGCGCGGAGTTGA
- a CDS encoding cysteine dioxygenase family protein encodes MSSEVLPRATGLENLPGRPLDKRELRELVDGLAERPGLWRPRVEFPEGRRHYASLHRDEHVDVWLLCWTPENDTGWHDHDVSSGAVRVVAGAIEENNPRMGGEPLRTVVREGESFAFGPDHIHRLTGVEEASVSIHAYSPPLWRLGQYSVDESGVMRRLPVSYTDELRPPDDSPTPSA; translated from the coding sequence GTGTCCTCGGAGGTCCTGCCCCGCGCCACCGGTCTGGAGAACCTGCCCGGCCGCCCCCTCGACAAGCGCGAGCTGCGGGAGCTGGTCGACGGCCTGGCGGAGCGGCCCGGCCTGTGGCGGCCCCGCGTCGAGTTCCCCGAGGGGCGGCGCCACTACGCCTCCCTCCACCGGGACGAGCACGTGGACGTCTGGCTGCTGTGCTGGACGCCGGAGAACGACACCGGGTGGCACGACCACGACGTGTCGTCGGGCGCCGTCCGCGTCGTCGCCGGGGCCATCGAGGAGAACAACCCGCGGATGGGCGGCGAGCCGCTGCGCACGGTGGTCCGGGAGGGCGAGTCGTTCGCCTTCGGCCCCGACCACATCCACCGGCTCACCGGCGTGGAGGAGGCCAGCGTCTCGATCCACGCCTACTCGCCGCCGCTGTGGCGGCTCGGCCAGTACTCCGTCGACGAGTCGGGGGTGATGCGCCGGCTGCCGGTCAGCTACACCGACGAGCTGCGGCCGCCGGATGACTCCCCGACCCCATCCGCCTGA
- a CDS encoding LacI family DNA-binding transcriptional regulator, producing MSEKRKRATIREVAQATGLSPAAVSYALRGIQTSEETQERVRAAADELGYEAHPIARALASGRTGQVGLLCGSLEDYWQQSLAVGIGRALLARDRYALIVDAGGDPERELALARRLRDQRVDGLIVQPLDPSAALWAELAGTVPVVSIGDALHGGQAQGEVVFDNRRGVTLALEHLRGLGHQRVTVFTPTGASTPDRPADVHVNAEAERLGLRVDVVVVPQSLAAATEVATRVLGGPDRPSAVFCFADSIAYGVYAATRALGLAVPGDVAVCGYDNHPMSALLTPPLTTVDWDIDGIVHSAVRLVVDVIDGKPRKRRVVREPALRVRASTGGGAE from the coding sequence ATGTCGGAGAAGCGCAAGCGCGCGACCATCCGGGAAGTGGCGCAGGCGACCGGTTTGTCGCCTGCGGCGGTGTCGTACGCGCTGCGCGGCATCCAGACCTCGGAGGAGACGCAGGAGCGGGTCCGCGCGGCGGCGGACGAGCTCGGCTACGAGGCCCACCCGATCGCCCGCGCGCTGGCCAGCGGCCGCACCGGCCAGGTCGGGCTGCTGTGCGGCTCCCTGGAGGACTACTGGCAGCAGTCCCTCGCGGTCGGCATCGGCCGCGCGCTGCTCGCCCGCGACCGCTACGCCCTCATCGTGGACGCGGGCGGCGATCCCGAGCGGGAGCTGGCCCTCGCCCGCCGGCTGCGCGACCAGCGGGTGGACGGGCTGATCGTGCAGCCGCTCGACCCGTCCGCCGCGCTGTGGGCCGAGCTCGCCGGCACCGTCCCGGTCGTGTCGATCGGCGACGCGCTGCACGGCGGCCAGGCGCAGGGCGAGGTCGTGTTCGACAACCGGCGCGGCGTCACGCTCGCGCTGGAGCACCTGCGCGGCCTCGGGCACCAGCGCGTCACCGTGTTCACCCCGACCGGCGCGAGCACCCCCGACCGCCCCGCCGACGTGCACGTCAACGCCGAGGCCGAGCGGCTCGGCCTGCGCGTGGACGTGGTGGTCGTGCCGCAGTCGCTCGCCGCCGCCACCGAGGTCGCGACGCGGGTGCTCGGCGGCCCCGACCGGCCGTCCGCGGTGTTCTGCTTCGCCGACTCGATCGCCTACGGCGTCTACGCCGCGACCCGCGCGCTCGGCCTCGCCGTCCCGGGCGACGTGGCGGTCTGCGGGTACGACAACCATCCGATGTCGGCGCTGCTCACGCCGCCGCTCACCACCGTCGACTGGGACATCGACGGCATCGTCCACTCCGCCGTCCGGCTCGTCGTGGACGTCATCGACGGCAAGCCCCGCAAGCGCCGCGTGGTGCGCGAGCCGGCGCTGCGCGTCCGCGCCTCCACCGGCGGCGGGGCGGAGTAG
- a CDS encoding aromatic amino acid ammonia-lyase, with protein sequence MENSRIVIDGTALTCGQVVAAARSDVTIVMGPEGVARAGAAWRTAREAAATQPVYGRTTGVGANRVVDVEWEDADAHGLRLLRSHAAGAGPLVAPEIVRAMLTVRLNQLAAGGSGVEPGVLGALADVLNLGLLPPVPVYGAIGTGDLTALASTALCLLGERAWLADPDGSADPDGAARGPGYRLGSADALAFISSNAATLGEAALAVADLRELLRASTVVAALSHFAVRGSEEPYAEAVQDACPHPGQRDAAAAMRALLAFDRPAPMRIQDPYGYRAFPQVHGPALEAARYAEEVVTREINAAAENPLVDVAGRRVWHNGNFHTAYAGLALDSARAALFQTMALAAARLGTLAEPSFTGLYPFQGATEASSGIMILEYVAHSCLADVRRLATPAALGSAVLSRGVEEHAGFSTQSARATTDAVAAYRLGLGCELVAAARALRMQGRAPSGGPLRAATDLAAAVLDPRVEDRPLDSDIAAAADLLPRLARLHP encoded by the coding sequence GTGGAGAACAGTCGAATCGTTATCGACGGGACCGCGCTCACCTGCGGCCAGGTGGTCGCCGCGGCCCGCTCGGATGTGACGATCGTCATGGGCCCGGAAGGGGTCGCGCGGGCCGGCGCCGCGTGGCGGACCGCCCGCGAGGCCGCCGCGACGCAGCCGGTGTACGGGCGGACGACCGGCGTCGGCGCGAACCGCGTGGTGGACGTGGAGTGGGAGGACGCCGACGCGCACGGCCTGCGCCTGCTGCGCAGCCACGCCGCCGGGGCCGGGCCGCTGGTCGCCCCGGAGATCGTCCGGGCGATGCTGACGGTCCGGCTGAACCAGCTCGCGGCGGGCGGGTCGGGGGTGGAACCGGGCGTGCTGGGCGCTCTCGCGGACGTCCTCAATCTGGGCCTGCTTCCTCCGGTGCCGGTGTACGGGGCGATCGGCACGGGCGACCTGACGGCGCTGGCGTCGACCGCGCTGTGCCTGCTCGGCGAGCGGGCGTGGCTGGCCGACCCGGACGGGAGCGCCGACCCGGACGGGGCGGCGCGCGGGCCCGGCTACCGGCTCGGCTCCGCCGACGCGCTCGCGTTCATCAGCTCCAACGCCGCCACGCTCGGGGAGGCGGCGCTCGCGGTCGCCGACCTGCGCGAGCTGCTGCGCGCCTCGACGGTCGTCGCGGCGCTGTCGCACTTCGCCGTGCGGGGCTCGGAGGAGCCGTACGCCGAGGCGGTGCAGGACGCGTGCCCGCACCCCGGCCAGCGGGACGCCGCGGCGGCGATGCGGGCGCTGCTCGCCTTCGACCGGCCCGCGCCGATGCGCATCCAGGACCCGTACGGGTACCGGGCGTTCCCGCAGGTGCACGGGCCCGCGCTGGAGGCGGCGCGGTACGCCGAGGAGGTCGTCACCCGGGAGATCAACGCCGCCGCCGAGAACCCGCTGGTCGACGTCGCCGGGCGGCGGGTCTGGCACAACGGCAACTTCCACACCGCCTACGCCGGGCTCGCCCTGGACTCGGCCCGCGCGGCGCTGTTCCAGACCATGGCGCTCGCCGCCGCCCGCCTCGGGACGCTCGCCGAGCCGTCGTTCACCGGCCTCTACCCGTTCCAGGGCGCCACGGAGGCCTCGTCCGGGATCATGATCCTGGAGTACGTGGCGCACTCGTGCCTGGCCGACGTGCGGCGCCTGGCGACCCCGGCGGCGCTCGGCAGCGCGGTGCTGTCGCGCGGCGTGGAGGAGCACGCGGGCTTCTCGACCCAGTCGGCGCGCGCGACGACCGACGCCGTCGCCGCCTACCGGCTGGGGCTCGGCTGCGAGCTGGTCGCCGCCGCGCGGGCGCTGCGGATGCAGGGGCGCGCCCCGTCCGGCGGGCCGCTGCGCGCGGCGACCGACCTGGCCGCCGCCGTCCTGGACCCGCGCGTGGAGGACCGGCCGCTCGACTCCGACATCGCGGCGGCGGCCGACCTGCTGCCCCGGCTGGCGCGGCTGCATCCCTGA
- a CDS encoding ABC transporter ATP-binding protein, producing MITFEGVTKRYPGGTVALDDVSLDCPTGRITVFVGTSGGGKTTALRTINRMVDPTSGRVLIDGRDVRERKPAELRRGIGYVIQHAGLFPHRTIVDNIATVPYLVGWNKKKARERALELMERVGLDPAMGKRYPFQLSGGQQQRVGVARALAADPPIMLMDEPFSAVDPVVRGELQDEFLRLQDELHKTIVFVTHDIDEAIKLGDRIAVFETGGRLVQVDSPEDLLARPANDFVAGFIGRDRGIRRLSFVPSASVPLNERGVLPADTPVAEAPSEGWVLVVDGDRRPLGWASAGVLPSSGVLGDARLAPVGHTFDTETDSVRAALDAAILSPSGRAVSVDAGGRLVGVADQQDLTSAIARTGATADPDAGTGPDADTDPGADTDPGAPSLAKEGG from the coding sequence TTGATCACCTTTGAGGGCGTCACCAAGCGCTACCCGGGCGGCACCGTCGCCCTGGACGATGTCAGCCTCGACTGCCCCACCGGGCGCATCACCGTGTTCGTCGGCACGTCCGGCGGCGGCAAGACCACCGCGCTGCGGACCATCAACCGGATGGTCGACCCGACGTCCGGCCGCGTGCTCATCGACGGGCGGGACGTCCGCGAGCGCAAGCCGGCCGAGCTGCGGCGCGGCATCGGCTACGTCATCCAGCACGCCGGGCTGTTCCCGCACCGCACCATCGTCGACAACATCGCCACCGTCCCCTACCTCGTCGGCTGGAACAAGAAGAAGGCGCGCGAGCGGGCGCTGGAGCTGATGGAACGGGTCGGGCTCGACCCCGCGATGGGGAAGCGCTACCCGTTCCAGCTGTCCGGCGGGCAGCAGCAGCGCGTCGGCGTCGCGCGGGCGCTCGCCGCCGACCCGCCGATCATGCTGATGGACGAGCCGTTCAGCGCCGTCGACCCCGTCGTCCGCGGCGAGCTGCAGGACGAGTTCCTCCGCCTCCAGGACGAACTGCACAAGACGATCGTGTTCGTCACCCACGACATCGACGAGGCCATCAAGCTCGGCGACCGGATCGCGGTGTTCGAGACCGGCGGCCGGCTCGTCCAGGTCGACAGCCCCGAAGACCTCCTCGCCCGGCCCGCGAACGACTTCGTCGCCGGGTTCATCGGGCGCGACCGCGGCATCCGGCGGCTGTCGTTCGTCCCGTCCGCGTCCGTGCCGCTGAACGAGCGCGGCGTCCTGCCCGCCGACACCCCGGTGGCCGAGGCGCCCTCCGAGGGCTGGGTCCTGGTCGTGGACGGCGACCGGCGCCCGCTCGGCTGGGCCTCGGCCGGCGTCCTGCCGTCCTCCGGTGTGCTCGGCGACGCGCGGCTCGCACCGGTCGGGCACACCTTCGACACCGAGACCGACTCCGTCCGGGCCGCGCTCGACGCCGCGATCCTGTCGCCGTCCGGCCGCGCCGTGAGCGTCGACGCCGGCGGGCGGCTCGTCGGCGTCGCCGACCAGCAGGACCTGACCAGCGCCATCGCCCGCACCGGCGCCACCGCCGATCCCGACGCCGGCACCGGTCCAGACGCCGACACCGATCCCGGCGCCGACACCGATCCCGGCGCGCCGTCCCTGGCCAAGGAGGGCGGCTGA